One Halovivax ruber XH-70 genomic region harbors:
- a CDS encoding bis(5'-nucleosyl)-tetraphosphatase, with the protein MAVEATSAGAILFRDTRGRREYLLLKSRPGDWEFPKGGVEGDEELQQTAIREVKEEAGIADFRLLDGFREDYSYVFEANGNTIHKTVHLFIARSFEASAELSNEHRDLQWRDYEQAINTVTQDGPREILERAHEHIDTLEEEQQQQ; encoded by the coding sequence ATGGCAGTCGAAGCTACGAGCGCAGGCGCGATCCTCTTCCGCGACACGCGGGGCCGGCGCGAGTATCTTCTGCTCAAGAGTCGCCCGGGTGACTGGGAGTTTCCGAAGGGCGGCGTCGAGGGAGACGAAGAACTACAGCAGACGGCGATCCGCGAAGTTAAAGAAGAGGCAGGGATAGCAGACTTTCGACTACTCGACGGCTTCCGCGAGGACTACAGCTACGTCTTCGAGGCGAACGGGAACACCATCCACAAGACGGTCCACCTGTTCATCGCTCGCTCGTTCGAGGCGAGTGCCGAGCTGTCGAACGAACACCGCGACCTCCAGTGGCGCGATTACGAGCAGGCAATCAACACCGTCACACAGGACGGGCCGCGCGAGATCCTGGAGCGAGCACACGAACACATCGACACGCTGGAGGAAGAACAGCAGCAACAGTAA
- a CDS encoding MFS transporter gives MSASTGRERSGVPWRSRVFWTVLASTVVVPLGVPLVSSLLPLMRDAFAVSDVRAGYVLSIYFVPGIFLSPLIGRLLDRVGRRPVLLGSLVSFGVVGAIIPFLGGFTLVLGARLGQGVAAAGIFVTTVTIVADAFEGPQRNTVFGINVAILSTGRTLYPVLGGTLALYGWKVPFACYLLAVGAALFVAREFEESADTNGSTSVDDSTERATIRRAIGELSVRRTIQLYGATILAETVVFGTLMTTLPFLLARDFDASAATIGAVIATAMLASAAVAAANGHLAQRYANRSLVALGFCCFGLGLLGIGVASSLRTIDALAFVFGVGIGLVLPSVDAAISRSVSAASNASAMSLRNSATGLGRASGPILFTGLATQTGYRSLFTLTGVATLALGLGFLVLRRARTSN, from the coding sequence ATGAGCGCGTCGACCGGTCGTGAGCGAAGCGGCGTGCCGTGGCGGTCGCGGGTGTTCTGGACCGTTCTCGCGAGCACCGTCGTCGTGCCGCTGGGCGTGCCGCTCGTGAGTTCGCTGTTGCCGCTCATGCGGGACGCGTTCGCGGTGTCGGACGTGCGAGCCGGTTACGTGCTCAGCATCTACTTCGTGCCGGGGATCTTCCTCTCGCCGCTCATCGGGCGGTTGCTGGACCGTGTCGGACGTCGTCCCGTCCTCCTCGGCAGTCTCGTCTCGTTCGGAGTCGTCGGGGCGATCATCCCCTTTCTGGGCGGCTTTACGCTCGTCCTGGGGGCGCGACTGGGACAGGGTGTGGCCGCCGCGGGCATCTTCGTGACGACGGTGACGATCGTCGCAGACGCCTTCGAAGGCCCACAGCGTAACACCGTCTTCGGGATCAACGTCGCGATCCTCTCGACCGGACGCACCCTATATCCCGTCCTCGGCGGGACGCTCGCGCTGTACGGGTGGAAAGTGCCGTTCGCGTGTTACCTGCTCGCCGTCGGCGCCGCCCTGTTCGTCGCGCGGGAGTTCGAGGAATCGGCGGACACGAACGGATCGACGAGTGTGGACGATTCGACCGAACGGGCGACGATTCGACGAGCTATCGGAGAACTCTCCGTTCGCCGCACGATCCAGCTGTACGGGGCGACGATCCTCGCGGAGACGGTCGTCTTCGGGACGCTCATGACGACGCTCCCCTTTCTCCTCGCGAGGGACTTCGACGCCTCGGCCGCGACGATCGGCGCGGTGATCGCCACGGCGATGCTCGCGTCGGCTGCCGTCGCCGCGGCGAACGGTCACCTCGCCCAGCGGTACGCGAACCGCTCGCTCGTCGCCCTCGGCTTTTGTTGCTTCGGCCTGGGACTCCTCGGCATCGGGGTCGCTTCCTCGCTGCGCACTATCGATGCGCTGGCGTTCGTGTTCGGTGTCGGAATCGGTCTCGTGCTCCCCTCCGTCGACGCTGCGATCAGTCGGTCCGTCTCCGCGGCGTCGAACGCGAGTGCGATGAGCCTGCGGAACAGCGCGACCGGCCTGGGGCGAGCCTCCGGGCCGATCCTCTTCACCGGACTGGCCACCCAGACCGGGTATCGGAGTCTGTTCACCCTGACAGGAGTCGCGACGCTCGCACTCGGGCTGGGATTTCTGGTGCTCCGGCGGGCACGAACCAGCAACTGA
- a CDS encoding amidohydrolase: MSSIDPVALRRELHRHPEPAWREFETTARIVDRLQQLDLDALYVGPDAIDGDNRLAVPDDAELERWYDRARDAGADPDVLAQLEGGYTGAVAVIERGEGPTIGLRVDIDGLPREEADTDDHLPAAEGFRSATGESMHACGHDAHAAIGIGALEAVADDEDFQGTLKVFFQPAEEVIGGGKSMAKSEHIRDVDYLLATHVGLDHPTGTVVAGIEDFLAVRHLEATFTGEPAHAGAEPEAGRNAMQALGTAIQNAYAIPRNSDGPTRVNIGVVEGGTAANIVAEEISIVAEVRGQTTDLMRYMSDSVERVFESAADMHDCEVEITIGAEAPSAASDDELREIVGSVAEGVDGVDTVVDAAGLGGSEDATFLMKEVQDNGGLAAYVGVGTDHPGGHHTATFDVDEPTIQHGIDTLAGAIVEIAETRP; the protein is encoded by the coding sequence ATGTCTTCGATCGATCCCGTGGCCCTTCGTCGCGAGCTGCATCGTCACCCCGAACCCGCCTGGCGTGAGTTCGAGACGACGGCGCGCATCGTCGACCGACTCCAGCAACTCGACCTCGACGCCCTCTACGTCGGCCCCGACGCGATCGACGGCGACAATCGCCTCGCCGTCCCGGACGACGCGGAGCTCGAACGGTGGTACGACCGCGCCCGTGATGCCGGTGCCGACCCCGACGTCCTCGCCCAGCTCGAAGGCGGCTACACGGGTGCCGTCGCGGTGATCGAACGCGGCGAGGGACCGACGATCGGCCTCCGCGTCGACATCGACGGGCTCCCGCGAGAGGAGGCAGACACCGACGATCACCTGCCCGCAGCGGAGGGCTTCCGGTCAGCGACCGGCGAGTCCATGCACGCCTGCGGCCACGACGCCCACGCCGCGATCGGAATCGGCGCGCTCGAAGCCGTCGCAGACGACGAGGACTTCCAGGGCACGCTCAAGGTCTTCTTCCAGCCCGCGGAGGAGGTCATCGGCGGCGGCAAGTCGATGGCCAAGAGCGAGCACATCCGGGACGTCGACTACCTCCTCGCGACGCACGTCGGGCTCGACCACCCCACCGGCACCGTCGTCGCCGGCATCGAGGACTTCCTCGCCGTGCGCCACCTCGAAGCGACGTTCACCGGCGAACCCGCCCACGCCGGTGCCGAACCGGAGGCGGGCCGCAACGCCATGCAGGCGCTCGGCACCGCGATCCAGAACGCCTACGCGATCCCGCGCAACTCCGACGGGCCGACGCGGGTCAACATCGGCGTCGTCGAGGGCGGGACCGCCGCGAACATCGTCGCCGAGGAGATCAGCATCGTCGCCGAAGTCCGGGGCCAGACGACCGACCTCATGCGATACATGAGCGACAGCGTGGAGCGCGTCTTCGAGTCGGCTGCCGACATGCACGATTGCGAGGTCGAGATCACTATCGGCGCCGAGGCACCGAGCGCCGCGAGCGACGACGAACTCCGCGAGATCGTCGGCTCGGTCGCAGAAGGGGTCGACGGCGTCGACACGGTCGTCGACGCGGCCGGCCTCGGCGGCAGCGAGGACGCCACTTTCCTCATGAAAGAGGTCCAGGACAACGGCGGCCTCGCCGCCTACGTCGGCGTGGGCACTGACCACCCCGGCGGCCACCACACCGCCACATTCGACGTGGACGAGCCCACGATCCAGCACGGCATTGACACGCTCGCGGGGGCGATCGTGGAGATCGCCGAAACGCGACCGTAG
- a CDS encoding DUF5787 family protein: MSTPSNEFAFELRVCRWAERHWPPDGERAGPVIVARQFGAAGRRWDTIVIECDPDELGERAAFGQERLDGDLLDVVRYAPAEWAYYREALPDPGYPWRYVRESIHRADDRGILETRRRGNRIEIRRRFSYPDWVERIVAIENKPDLDASAARALSDQLERDVAMGLADEVWIAIEADDDRVSAALFEDVPVEAGIVEVDSTALTADVAWYPRTLAVDRPGTRILERPDGGAHDASAAQFEYVEASEKRERRLEIAERAYERGWRSYVDTMRPDCRHFEGRTDGQLLPYCRAKGRQPTARECAGSCPAFEPEPPTWRTRGWPIEGGPGARIKQILADRRERRR, translated from the coding sequence GTGAGCACGCCGTCGAACGAGTTTGCCTTCGAGTTACGCGTCTGTCGATGGGCCGAGCGCCACTGGCCTCCCGACGGTGAGCGAGCGGGCCCCGTCATCGTCGCCCGACAGTTCGGGGCCGCCGGCAGGCGCTGGGATACGATCGTGATCGAGTGCGATCCGGACGAACTCGGCGAGCGAGCAGCCTTCGGCCAGGAGCGGCTGGACGGCGACCTCCTCGACGTCGTGCGGTACGCGCCGGCCGAGTGGGCCTACTATCGGGAGGCGCTGCCGGACCCCGGCTATCCGTGGCGGTACGTCCGGGAATCGATCCATCGAGCCGACGACCGGGGGATTCTCGAGACGCGCCGGCGTGGCAACCGAATCGAGATTCGCCGGCGCTTCTCGTACCCCGACTGGGTCGAGCGAATCGTCGCCATCGAGAACAAACCGGATCTGGACGCCAGCGCGGCCCGCGCGCTGTCCGACCAGCTAGAGCGGGACGTCGCGATGGGACTCGCGGACGAGGTCTGGATCGCGATCGAAGCCGACGACGACCGCGTCTCGGCGGCACTCTTCGAGGACGTCCCCGTCGAAGCCGGGATCGTCGAGGTGGATTCGACCGCGCTCACTGCCGACGTCGCGTGGTACCCGCGCACGCTGGCGGTCGATCGACCGGGGACACGAATCCTCGAGCGACCCGACGGTGGCGCACACGACGCCTCCGCGGCGCAGTTCGAGTACGTGGAAGCGAGCGAGAAACGAGAGAGACGGCTCGAGATCGCCGAACGCGCCTACGAACGCGGCTGGCGGTCGTACGTCGACACGATGCGACCCGACTGCCGCCACTTCGAGGGACGCACCGACGGGCAGCTACTCCCGTACTGTCGAGCGAAGGGGCGCCAGCCGACCGCACGGGAGTGTGCCGGAAGCTGTCCGGCCTTCGAACCGGAGCCGCCGACGTGGCGAACCAGGGGGTGGCCGATCGAGGGCGGCCCAGGCGCGCGAATAAAACAGATTCTGGCCGATCGACGGGAGCGGCGGCGATAG
- a CDS encoding LemA family protein, with the protein MVGLTTIVGGFVGLIVAYSGVRYAGHVEQHVLEADERCERAWANVEVLLERRADEVGSLVDLAAEHAGHEQAVLQQVLDARERALEAQQPAEAADASIEIREALAELFSTADAVPSLQSADRFDEIRDSLTSIERRLENRREHYNEAVAAYNVRIARFPERLAASRHGLESREPFRASDRAHERVDIRDRFDVSIPTPTAGDESTPDGQPVESDGTPSDADEHTSG; encoded by the coding sequence ATGGTGGGGTTGACGACGATCGTCGGGGGCTTCGTGGGGCTCATCGTAGCCTACAGTGGCGTCAGGTACGCAGGCCACGTCGAGCAACACGTTCTCGAGGCCGACGAGCGCTGCGAGCGGGCGTGGGCGAACGTCGAAGTCCTCCTCGAACGGCGCGCCGACGAAGTCGGGTCGCTGGTCGACCTCGCCGCCGAACACGCCGGACACGAGCAGGCCGTGCTCCAGCAGGTGCTCGACGCGCGCGAACGCGCCCTCGAGGCCCAGCAACCCGCCGAGGCCGCCGACGCGAGCATCGAGATCCGGGAGGCACTCGCCGAACTGTTCTCGACGGCCGACGCGGTCCCGTCGTTGCAGTCGGCCGACCGATTCGACGAGATTCGCGATAGCCTCACCTCGATCGAGCGCCGCCTCGAGAATCGCCGCGAGCACTACAACGAGGCGGTCGCCGCCTACAACGTTCGGATCGCCCGGTTTCCTGAACGCCTGGCCGCGTCGCGCCACGGGCTCGAATCGCGCGAGCCGTTCCGCGCGTCCGATCGGGCACACGAGCGCGTCGACATCCGCGATCGCTTCGACGTGTCGATCCCCACGCCGACGGCAGGTGACGAGTCCACTCCCGACGGGCAGCCAGTCGAGTCAGACGGCACGCCGTCGGACGCCGACGAGCACACCTCCGGGTGA
- a CDS encoding alpha/beta hydrolase — translation MDETDTGAETDVLIPGARDVRGTLDGPEAPDVLVVACPPHPQHGGSRTDRRLRAVADALADRDVGCLRIDYGDWDEGYGEREDVRNALRWASDRAETVACFGFSFGASQAILASASVETPVACVSALAPAATIAPELDVADAVRSLDEAVPLQVVYGTRDETADWQPVRDAAAERGADLVEWSADHFFVGQEAKVATDVVDFIEENT, via the coding sequence ATGGACGAGACTGACACCGGCGCGGAGACGGACGTCCTGATCCCCGGCGCGCGGGACGTCCGTGGGACGCTCGACGGCCCGGAAGCCCCGGACGTCCTCGTCGTCGCCTGCCCGCCACACCCACAGCACGGCGGTTCCCGAACGGACCGGCGACTGCGAGCCGTCGCCGACGCGCTGGCGGACCGCGACGTCGGCTGCCTTCGCATCGATTACGGCGACTGGGACGAGGGCTACGGCGAGCGCGAGGACGTGCGAAACGCCCTTCGCTGGGCGAGCGACCGGGCGGAGACGGTCGCCTGTTTCGGCTTCAGCTTCGGCGCCTCGCAGGCGATCCTGGCGAGCGCGTCCGTCGAGACGCCCGTCGCCTGCGTCTCCGCGCTGGCACCGGCCGCGACCATCGCCCCGGAGCTCGACGTCGCGGACGCCGTTCGATCGCTCGACGAGGCGGTCCCGCTGCAGGTCGTCTACGGCACTCGTGACGAGACCGCTGACTGGCAACCCGTTCGCGACGCCGCGGCCGAACGGGGTGCCGACCTCGTCGAGTGGTCGGCCGACCACTTCTTCGTTGGTCAGGAGGCGAAGGTCGCGACCGACGTCGTCGACTTCATCGAAGAGAATACGTAG
- a CDS encoding aminoglycoside N(3)-acetyltransferase, with protein MNETLPKDRSPEPITVESMATDLQELGVQTGQTILVHGSLSELGWVCGGPQAVVDALQRVVGADGTIVMPTHSPGNMNPADMGHPPVPESWYDTVRETMPPYRPESTPTQGMGAIAECFRNYADVVRSDHPQHSFAAWGAEAEYVTDDHALENSLGESSPLARVYELEGDVCFLGTTHATNTSLHLAEYRVDLDLGTAPQQSAILVDGEREWVEWDDIDFTDEDFSECGEAFEREHPEAFESGTVGVGDATLLSQPALVDFAVEWFEANR; from the coding sequence ATGAACGAGACGCTCCCAAAAGATCGCTCGCCGGAGCCGATCACCGTCGAGTCGATGGCGACGGACCTCCAGGAACTTGGTGTCCAGACGGGCCAAACGATACTCGTCCACGGCTCCCTCTCGGAACTCGGCTGGGTCTGTGGCGGCCCGCAGGCCGTCGTCGACGCCCTCCAGCGCGTCGTCGGCGCGGACGGCACGATCGTGATGCCGACGCACTCACCGGGGAACATGAACCCGGCCGACATGGGACATCCGCCGGTGCCCGAATCGTGGTACGACACCGTCCGCGAGACGATGCCGCCCTACCGCCCCGAGTCGACGCCGACGCAGGGGATGGGTGCGATCGCCGAGTGCTTCCGGAACTATGCCGACGTGGTGCGAAGCGACCATCCACAGCACTCCTTCGCCGCGTGGGGTGCCGAGGCCGAATACGTGACCGACGATCACGCCTTAGAGAACTCGCTCGGCGAAAGTTCCCCGCTGGCCAGGGTCTACGAGCTCGAGGGCGACGTCTGCTTCCTCGGGACGACCCACGCCACCAACACCTCGCTCCACCTCGCCGAGTACCGCGTCGACCTCGATCTCGGGACGGCGCCACAGCAATCCGCGATCCTCGTCGACGGCGAACGTGAGTGGGTCGAGTGGGACGACATCGACTTTACGGACGAGGACTTCTCCGAGTGCGGAGAGGCCTTCGAACGCGAGCACCCGGAGGCGTTCGAGTCCGGGACCGTCGGCGTCGGTGACGCAACGCTACTCTCGCAACCGGCCCTCGTCGACTTCGCGGTCGAGTGGTTCGAAGCGAATCGGTGA
- a CDS encoding Zn-dependent protease: MAIFPPTRRPTVDLVVFGDEPVDMVPIARRTLRERFGVDPGVRRIEPVDYYADLVAPAGFDEPTYYPATELLDPTKEASEADREIGLVADPLILDEQPRIFGVALVGESPAVITSDPLTDGGDRFETRVEKQVTKQLGHLFGIETTHAGCVFEETPTLYDLDESPPTFCESCHARLTDPTTSPKPADWFVRDTRVYREVTGDDSRDGPAKGVEEPVAIRDEKSETVVTDDRTAVGGEASGRQQSATGDRGRSAAGQSANHGTGLPAGLRRPVHGLYRYARVWGLILCFAAFTILGLLIELELYARLTGETPSTGVTWGMLVGAVGIGYYGQRTVRRWVGRGRARLTRS; this comes from the coding sequence TTCGGCGACGAACCGGTCGACATGGTGCCGATCGCTCGTCGAACGCTTCGCGAGCGATTCGGCGTCGATCCCGGTGTCCGGCGGATAGAGCCGGTCGACTACTATGCAGACCTTGTGGCTCCCGCCGGGTTCGACGAGCCGACGTACTATCCCGCCACGGAGTTACTGGACCCGACGAAAGAGGCGAGCGAAGCCGATCGGGAGATCGGCCTGGTTGCCGACCCGCTCATCCTGGACGAACAGCCCAGAATCTTCGGGGTCGCACTCGTCGGCGAGTCACCGGCCGTGATTACGAGCGATCCACTGACTGACGGCGGCGATCGATTCGAAACGCGGGTCGAAAAGCAGGTGACGAAGCAACTCGGCCATCTTTTCGGCATCGAGACGACGCACGCAGGGTGTGTCTTCGAAGAGACGCCGACGCTCTATGACCTAGACGAGTCACCGCCGACGTTCTGTGAATCGTGTCACGCTCGGCTCACGGATCCCACGACCAGTCCGAAGCCAGCCGACTGGTTCGTCAGGGACACCCGCGTATACCGCGAGGTCACGGGGGACGATTCCCGCGACGGGCCTGCGAAGGGAGTCGAGGAACCGGTTGCTATCCGGGACGAGAAATCGGAGACGGTCGTGACCGACGACCGGACGGCGGTCGGAGGTGAGGCGTCCGGCCGACAGCAGTCCGCAACCGGCGATCGAGGGCGCTCGGCCGCTGGCCAGTCGGCGAATCACGGCACGGGGCTCCCGGCGGGCCTTCGCCGCCCAGTCCACGGCCTGTACCGGTACGCCCGTGTCTGGGGGTTGATACTCTGTTTCGCTGCCTTCACCATCCTCGGCTTACTGATCGAACTGGAACTGTACGCGCGTTTGACCGGCGAGACGCCGTCGACCGGGGTGACCTGGGGAATGCTCGTCGGCGCCGTCGGCATCGGATACTACGGCCAGCGGACGGTGCGGCGGTGGGTCGGCCGTGGGCGGGCCCGTCTGACCCGGTCGTAG
- a CDS encoding 30S ribosomal protein S10, which translates to MTFVTCLTLQSGDRAALDGVVDDIKRTAERKGAALKGPHTHPPDHFSVPQHQRLHADDDRQSSPWSYTVFTRELEIHGYQTFARDVAGRSFPDSVHVEVEVEQVQGA; encoded by the coding sequence ATGACCTTCGTTACGTGCCTCACGCTTCAGAGCGGCGACCGGGCCGCTCTCGATGGCGTGGTCGACGACATCAAACGCACAGCCGAACGGAAAGGGGCGGCGCTGAAAGGACCACACACCCATCCACCGGATCACTTCTCGGTCCCACAGCACCAGCGTCTCCACGCCGACGACGACCGGCAGTCGTCGCCCTGGTCCTACACCGTCTTCACTCGCGAGCTCGAGATCCACGGCTACCAGACGTTCGCCCGCGACGTCGCAGGCCGCTCGTTCCCTGACTCGGTCCACGTCGAGGTCGAGGTCGAACAGGTCCAGGGCGCCTGA